Within Runella slithyformis DSM 19594, the genomic segment TGACAATTCAGCATTAAGAAGTGAATTAACCATCGTTAATTCTATTTAAAAAGAAGGGATTAATTGAAATCGATTTGGAGGTGTCTTTTTCTTAATGATGAATATGTACTAATTTATCCACACATAACATAACCTTTTTATGGATCCATTAATGAATGATATTGTATGTTTCTCCCATTTACGCTGGAATTTTGTTCATCAGCGGCCGCAGCATTTATTGAGCCGTTTTGCCAATAATTCACGTATTTTTTTTATTGAAGAACCCATTATTTATGAAGGCATGGATAAAATTGAGTTAAAAAGCCCTCATGATAATGTGTACGTAGTTGTTCCTTATCTTCAATCTTCTTTATCGACCTGTGCCGTTGAAAGACAGAAGACACTATTAGTGATGTTATTTCGACAGCAGGTCATTAAAAATTACCTGTTTTGGTATTATACTCCTCAGGCATTGACCATCAGCGATATATTTCGGCCTAAGCTTATTGTATACGATTGCATGGATGAATTATCCGCTTTTAAATTTGCCCCTATTGAATTAAAACAAAAAGAAAAGGAGCTTTTTTCAAAATCAGATATTATTTTCACAGGTGGCCAAAGTTTATTTGAAGCCAAAAAAAACTTACATGATGCCGTCTATTGCTTCCCGAGCAGTATAGATAAAGTACACTTCGGAAAAGCCCGAACCTGCACAAAAGAACCCGAGGATCAGGCAAAGATTCCGTTTCCCAGGATTGGCTTTTATGGGGTTGTGGATGAGCGATTTGATATTGAACTGTTGCGGCAGGTATCAGATGCCCGTCCTGATTGGCAGTTTGTGATCATCGGGCCCATCGTAAAGATCGATCCGACGACCTTGCCGAAGAGTGATAATATTCATTATTTGGGCAGCAAAAGCTACGATGAATTGCCCCTGTATCTTTCAGGGTGGGATATCGCCACGTGTATGTTTGCCCGCAATGAATCCACAAAATACATCAGTCCCACCAAAACGCCGGAATACCTGGCGGGAGGCAAACCGGTAATTTCGACCAATATTAAAGATGTGGTAGATACCTACGGTAAAAATGACCTCGTCTACATCGTCGAAAATGCGCAGGAATTTATTGAAAGTGCGGAAAAAGAATTGGCTAAAAAAGACAAAAAGGTTTGGTTGGAAAAGGTAGATTCCTTTTTGATGAATAATTCGTGGGATATCACCTGGGCCAGCATGATGGTTTTGATGCGCCATAAACTCAATACAAAGAGTGCTTTACAACGAAAAAGCAAGATATTGCCTCAAACGGTGTTTGAAAATTTCAGTCGAAACGTTGCCATTTGAAGAATCTGAAAAGTTTTTCAAATCCGGCAATTTAACTAACCTGTTGACTTCATGGTAGCAAAAAAATCTACGTTCGCTATCCCTGATGTATGGGCGGGTATTGAATGCAGCTTCAATAGAATCGGGGATTCTTTTTCAGATCAATTGGTATTCAGCGGTCATTATGAACGTGCGGATGACATTGATCAATTTGCCGAGTTGGGAATAAAAGCCTTGCACTATCCCATCTTGTGGGAACTGCATCAGCCTCAAAAAGAATCCGTTATTCAATGGGATTGGATTGCTGCACAATTGCAGAAAATTCAATCCCATTCCATTACACCCATTATTGGTCTGCTTCATCATGGGAGCGGCCCGGCGTATACGCATTTATTGGATGACGATTTTGCCACAGGATTGAGTTCTTTTGCTAAAAAAGTTGCCACGCGATTTCCTGAGCTTACGCATTATAAACCTATCAATGAACCGTTGACCACGGCCCGTTTTTCAGGCTTGTACGGGTTATGGCATCCGCATGCCCGAGAGGATGTGATTTTTGCTAAAATTTTACTGAACCAGCTGAAAGCCATTGTCCTTTCAATGGAAGAAATTCGTAAGATAAATCCTGAAGCAAAGCTGATTCAAACAGAAGATCTGTCTAAAACATACAGTACGCCTCTGCTGCAATACCAAGCCGACTTTGAAAACCACCGTCGATGGCTTACGTACGATATTCTGATGGGAAAATTGGATCGTCAGCATCCGCTTTGGTCGTATTTTATCGGGCTGGGGTTTTCCGAAAAATCGCTTTTGTTTTTTCAGGAAAGGCCCTGCATCCCTGATTTACTGGGAGTCAATCATTATGTCACTTCCGAGCGATTTCTGGACGATGATCTCTCCCGTTATCCTACTCATATGCACGGCGGTAATGGCCGGCATGCCTATGTGGATGTGGAAGCGATTCGGGTAAATCATCCGCACAAAGCAGGCCTGAAAGTATTGTTAGAGGAGCTCCGTGATCGATATCCGGCCATTGACATTGCCCTTACGGAAGTGCACCTGCATTGTACTCGTGAAGAACAACTTCGTTGGCTGAAGCATACATGGGATACCTGTGTGGAACTTAATGCTCAGGGGGCAAACATCAAAGCCCTTACCGTATGGGCCCTTTTGGGGGCTTTTGGCTGGAATAAACTGCTGACACAACCCGGCGGGGACTATGAATCCGGTATATTTGATCTGCGCTCTCCTTCACCTCGTCCTACCGCCTTGGCCGCGTTGGTCAAAGCGCTCAGCAACGGATGTGATTTTCAACATCCGGTATTGAAACAAAAAGGCTGGTGGGAAAAAGAGAGTCGATTCATCCATCCGCTTCCGCACAGAGAGAAGGTATTTGATTTTTTACCTCCCACTCAACCTTTATTGGTGATCGGAAAGAACGGTACATTGGGGCGTGCCTTTGGGCTGTTGTGTCAGCAGCGAGGCATTAAGTACCGCTTGCTGAGCCGTCAGGAATTGGATATTTGTGATATGCAATCCATTGAAGCGGTCTTTAAATCATACCGCCCTTGGGCAGTGGTCAACGCAGCGGGGTATGCCCGAATAGACAGTGCCGAACTGGAGCCTCAAAAATGTTTCAATGATAACGTCACAGGAGTCAAAAACCTGACGCAGGCCTGTAAAATGTGGGGGGTAAAGCTCCTTACCTTTTCCTCTTCGATGGTCTTTGACGGTATGAAAACCAGTCCTTATCTGGAAAGTGATCTTGTATCTCCTTTAAATACGTACGGACGAAGCAAAGTGGAGGCGGAAAAAGCAGTATTGGAGGCCGATTGTCGCGCGTTGGTGATTCGGACAAGCTTGATCTTTAGCCCTTGGGATCACCTTAATTTTGTGGGACAGATTGTTACTTCGCTCAATCGCGACGAACCCCTGGTCTGCCCCAAAAATGTTTTTATCTCGCCCACTTACCTTCCGGACTTGGTTCATACGGCTCTGGATCTGTTGATTGATGATGAGATCGGCATTTGGCATCTCACCAATCAGGGAGAAGTGAATTGGGCGGAGTTTGCTTCTGATATAGCACGCAGAACGGGCAATGACACGACGTTGATCAATCGACTGTCGCCTGAGCGTATGGCTTGGAAGGCCCCTCGACCCTACTACAGTGTGTTGGGCAGCGAGAAGGGAATCTTTCTTCCTCCTCTAACGCACGCGCTTGATCGGTACTTTATGGAGAAAGCCGGTTAGGAATAGTTAAGTCAAGCCCAAAAAGGCATTTAAGAAACAGAAGCAGTGCTGAAATGGTACCGCTATGTTCTTAAATGCCTTCTTCAATAAATCGGTATCAGACCTATTTCATTTTTATTCTTCTGCGGCTTCTTCGTTAATGGAGCTCTCAGCGATGGCTGTCAGCTTTATATCTGCTTCTTTCTCTTCTTGGAGGGTTTCGGCCAATAGGGCTGCAGCTTCATTTTCCCCCAATGTTTTGGCAAAAGTGACCAATGTACCATAAGAGGCAATCTCATAGTGCTCTACTTTCTGACTTCCGGCAATAATCCCGGCATCCCGTACATTGCCTTCTTCAGTACTCTCAATGATTTCGTTGGCTTCTTTGATAAGCCCTTCGATGGCTTCACATTTTTTGGCCTGCGGTTGCAGACCCAAGACCTCAAATACCTCTTCCAGGCGATCTACCTGCCCTTCAGTAACCGAAAGGTGCTCGAGCAGGGCGTCAGAAAGTACGCCTGATGTGGCTTTGTCGGCCATTTTGGGAAGTGCCTTCGTCAGGGCTTTTTCAGCGTAGTAAATGTCTTTCAACATGTCTTCAAATAATTCACGTAATCCGGTGGCGTTTTCGGCATCAGAGCTTTTTGAGGAAGTTTTCATGATTTTTATTTTATGGTTGAACAATCGGAGCATTTTGCAAAACAACAGGGCCAACAATGGGCGTTGATTATAATGAGGTTTTATTACCCCAAAGACGGGGTATGTACCACATAATGCGGCTTAATTACCACAAAATGGACCCATTCAATGTGGTATGAAAAAGAGTAAAAAGGGCAAAAGAAAAACTTTGTCGGGTTACTGTTGAAATCACAATTATGAAAATGAGCTGTTTGTCCGTGTCATTGTTTCCGGCCATTATAAATAATCAAATGACCGTGAGGGAGTATGCACATTTGTGTAAAAACCAAGGATTAGATGGCTTTGATCTGGGCAGTATTTTGCTGAAAAACCATACGCCGAAGTATGTGTCACATTTAAAAAAAGAAATTGAGGAAGAAGGAATCCCTTTGATAATGGTGACCGCTTATCCCGACTTTACACATCCTGAGGCATTACAGCGAATGCGGGAATTTGATTTTTTGGTACATGATATTGCGTTGGCTTCGGCTCTGGGAGCCAAGTACCTGCGCGTAACGGCGGGGCAGGCACATCCCGGAGTTTCTGTAGCGGAAGGAATAGAATGGGCCATTAATTCTCTGAAAAAAGCCGCTGCTGTCAGTGATCAATACGGCATTACACTGGTATACGAGAATCACGCCAAGCCCGGCGTTTGGGAATATATGGATTTCAGCAACCCACCCGAGATCTTTCTGAAAATTGCCGAAGGGCTGAGAAATACTTCCATCGGAATAAATTTTGATACAGCCAATATTTTGGTGGCGGGGCATGAAACTACGCTTGAGGTCTTGGAAGAAGTTTATGATAAAGTACTCACCATTCATGTGGCCGATACGGCTTCTATTGGAAAAATGGCTCCCGTTGCGTTAGGCACAGGTCTGGTGCCCTTTCGGGAAATTTTTCATTATTTAAAAGAAAAGGAATTTAACGGGTGGCTTTGCCTGGAAGAATTTGGTAATAACGGGGAAGAAGGGGTAAAACAGGCTATTGACTTTGTACGCAGTACGTGGATCGAAGCATAGGTCAAGGGCCGGTGTCATTCGGCCGGCATTATTTTTTAAGCTTGTCGTACAAATTATGTTTCATTAAAAAAACTCCTATGAAAAGTACCCATGTTATTGCAACGGTCGTTGCCGCTTCGGCAGTGGCGATTGCTCTGTCATCCTTTGTGAAAATTCCGAAAGGGGCAATTGCGGTAAAACCGTTTGACCAAAAAAAGTACCTTGGCAAGTGGTACGAAATAGCGCGTTTGGATTATAAGTGGGAAAAAAATCTGGACAATGTTACGGCAACCTACTCTTTAAAAGAGAATGGAGACATTAAAGTGGACAATCGAGGATATAATTTTAAAAAAGAAAAATGGGAAGAAAGTATCGGTAAGGCAAAACCCGTGGCTGACCCCGAAGAGGCAAGGCTGAAGGTCTCTTTTTTTGGACCGTTTTATGCCGGCTATAACGTCATTGCGTTGGATAAAGATTATAAATATGCGCTCGTTGTGGGAGATAATACCAGGTATATGTGGATTTTATCCCGCGAGAAAACAATTCCCGAAACCATAAAGCAAGATTACCTTGCTCAGGCTAAAGCATTGGGTTTCAGAACAGAAGAGCTTGTTTGGGTAAATCATGACAAAAATTAAAATCTTAAAATAATAAACGAAGTACCTTTTGATTATTTGAGGGTATTTTTTTATATTTATAACGTTATAATTTCGATATAAATACAAAAGGGAAGATTCAAATTTATTTAAAGTGGGAATCTTCCTGCAATAATCTTTTATTTCTTCTTCCTGCCGTATACACAGGTGCTATTATCTTCTTTGACGTAATAAGATTTAAAATTTTTCGCTTTGGGATCCATGCACCCTTTCAATTCAAGAAGTTCTACTTTTCTGAATTCCACAGGATGACTTTCGCTTTGCAATGAAATGCTTCCATGATCCAGCAATTTTCCACTGATCATCAAGGCCGGGTCGTGACCGCTGACATTACCGCCTCCCAACTGGGGCTTATTATATTCCAACACTTTTTCTCCATTGACAAAATGTTGAATCAGCGAATCGCCCAATACCAATACTTCCGCGCGTACCCATTGATCGCCGTTGTAGGTTTGGGAGGTTGAATTTATACAGTGCTGGGTAATGAGTTTACCGTCCATTACTACATTGGTGCCCGGTGTACACAGGTTACAGGTCGTTCTCTTTTTTTCATTGCCTCCCAATAATTGTACTTCAATCGACGCCGGAAAATCCTGGTCTTTGCCCATGGTTGCGGCCGGTTGGCCATGCACCATTATACCGCTGTTGCGCCAGGCCCAGCCTTCTCCTTTGGGAGCCTGCTCACCCACAAATCTGTATTCTACCGCCACACGATAATAGGAGAAATCCCCCTTGTAGAATATGTGCCCGTATTTTTGTTTGAAATCATCGTATTGATCATAACGAACCACCATTTTCCCATCCTCGACCCGAAACGTATTGCCATAGTTATCATTCAACCCATAGCCTCTGATCTTTACGTCCCAACCATCCAGGTTTTTACCGTTAAAAAGTTGTTTCCACTCCGGTGTTTCGGCTTTTTTTTGCCCAAAAGCGGCAATGGTACACAATAAGGATAGGGCGATAAGCAATGTTTTCATAGTCAATTCAGTAAGAATGTAAAAAGAATAGAAAGGCAAAACAGCCCTGCCCTTTGGTAATATAATAAAAGGGCAGGGCTGTACTTATTTTTGTTGTGAAAGAAACGATAACAGCGAAGCAAACTCCTCATACGACAACGCATTGGCCAGACCGGAAGGCATCATAGAGGTTTCCATTTCTTTACGACTGACGATATCCGATGTTTTTATGGTAAAAACCTGTCCGGTGATATCTCGCAAAACTACTTTCGAAGCTGATTCTTCCGTAATGAATCCCATATAGCTTTTATTCCGTTTTGCCGTGATAAGCACCGAAGAAAAGCCCTGTGAAATAGAGGCGTTCGGTTTAAGAATGGACTCTGCAATTTGTTCCCGGTTCATGATAGAGCCGATTTGGCCCATGAATGGCCCTTTCATCGTTTCTCCCTTAGAAAGGCTGTGACAGGCAATACATCCCTGTTGCGTAAAAAGTGTTTTTCCTAAGGCAGCATCTCCCGGAATTTTTGCCATCGCCAGCATTACATCTTCAATGGAAGCTTCTCCGATCTGGCCTTTTTTGTTTCTGATTTTTTCCAAATCCACTTTTATCTCTTCTTTTACCGCCACCGGCTCTTCAGCTCCAAATTCAGGGATTTCCATCCGATGCCGGCTGTTGAGGTCTACAAAGAACTTTTTATCCGCTGATTTACTCCATTCTTTCGTCAGAAAATCCTTGATATCTGCCGACGACTCCCACGTAATTGCCTTATAATAAGGGCCATGTGTATCCGGACGAGTACTCCACCACCATGAGCCGTCATAGTCTGCCTCTTTTTTATAAAGCCGTGAAAGGGTAATGATGATTTGCTTCTTCAAGGTTTCGTCATTGGTACGTTGATAGGCGTTGAGCAATCCGGCTACCGCCTTCGGATCATGCATGTAACGCAATGCCCAAAGAGCGATGGTTGAATTGGCCGTGCCGATCGCTTTTACACAGGCATCAACGGCGTGCAGACTTACCAATGAACGCACGGCAATGTGCGGTGGAATGATGGCTGAATTAGGCGTGGCATGGGGTCCTTCCGTTCCGATGGCGGGAGCCGCAAAACTACCCGGAACGCTGACTTGCACTAATGCCTCAGCCGCTTCCGGCCGGCCCAATCGGCCCAAACCTACCGCCGCCGCAATTTGAACGCGGGGCGATGCTGCCTTAAGTCCGTTTAGGAATGGTTCGATAGGAACCGTACTCAGCTTTGGCTTACGATCGGCCAACGCACGCAGGGCAAATTCCTGAAGATCTTTATCAGAGGTGAGTGTCACCAGATTTTCAATACCGTCGGTTCCGGCAGCTTGAGCGTAAGTATACAGGCCCGCCACGCGTACTGCAAGCGGCAACTTCCCGTCTGTAACAATTTTCCAAACGGGCTTTGCTGTTTTATTGGCCGGACGGGTAAGAAGTTCCTGCTGGGCCGCCAAACGGGCTACGCCGCTGCCTGATTTCAAAAGTGAGGTCAATTTTTTGACAGAGGCTTTTTTCAAATCAGCAAATGGCCTGTACTTCCAGTTGTTCGGAACGGCCCGCACCACAAACCCTTTGGAAGCATTACCGGAATAGCCCGCGCCATCCCAGGCCGAAAGATACGCTCGTCCGGAAGCATCAATGTCTACATCAGTAATTTGGGCAAGTTTTATAAATTTTTCTTCTTTTTGGGTAAAGCCCGCTCCATCCGGCGATAGTCGGTGAATATAGAGTTGGCTTCTGCCCCAGTCGGCCATCATCGGCACATTATTGTAGTTGGCCGGCCAGGTATCATCATCCATAAATAATGCGCCTGTGCCGGAGCCGCCGCCTAAATCAACCAATGCCGGAATGATCTCATCCGTAAAATGTTTGAACAACACCGGATAACCATATTCCCCCGATTGGATTTGATGGCTGAAACGGATGTTCCAGCCACCGCCGTCGTTGGTATTTCCACGGGCAAAAATATTCATGAAAGGGTCAATCGCAACGTCATAAATGTTGCGTAATCCATGGGTATACACTTCCATTTCAGTGCCGTCAGGACGAACACGTACAATTCCGCCCCCCAACATCGTCAATTTTTTGCCCGAGCGGTCGGTGGCATTGTGAAAACCAAAATCTCCCACGGCAATGTATATCCAGCCATCAATGCCCATGCGAATTCCGTTGGTCGCATGGTCCGTGCCGCGACTTTGCAGAAACTTTGGTGAACTGATATGCTCAATAATCGGTACCGAAGGGCCATCTGCCATCCCATCGTGGTTTTTATCTTCAAAAACGACCAGATCCATCCCTGAAGCTATGCCGGTTTCTTTGGAAAATTGGGTATGCAGTACATACAGCCGATCTCCTACCGGCAGAATACCGCGTGGATTGTCTACCATGGCATACGTAGTGTGTCGGTCCATTTTTCCGTCATTATCCGAATCAACGAGTCTCACAATGCTGCCTTTACCCGGTTTTTTCCCCAATGAACCGATCATATCCACGCCAACGTACACTTCTCCTGTAGGTGCAACGGCCAAACACGCCGGGCTGGGCGTAAGATCAGCGCTGCTGAAATTGGTCACGATCAGCTCTTCAGGCCATTCTGAAGCATTTCGCAGCGAATCGGCCCGCGCTGCCACGCTGTATTGTTGGGATGGTTCTGACTGCCAGGGTCTTGTACCGGCTAAAAAAAGAAAAAGAAAAGCAGAAAAAAAGGTGTAGGTAACTTTTAACATAAATGAAAGGATAGTGAGTATATGCTGAACAAAACGCTTACGTGCTTCTGCCAATATGGCAAAGAGTACGTAAGACACTATAAGGTTTATTATGAATGAATATAATCAGGGTGATTTGCTTTTGATTGATTTACTTAATTGATTCCTTACTGATTTTTAAGCGTCTTTATCAGTTTCTTCGCGATCACTTCATATCCTTTGTCTGAAGGGTGTAAGCCGTCATAGGTCATATCAATGGCTTCAACGGGGTAGGGATATTCATCCGTTTCGGGATTAAATGGAATGTCTATAAATTCCGGATATCGGTAGTTGCGGTATTGGCCGGTTTGAGGGTCTTTCAGGCGTTTGTACTCAACCAGATGCTTCAATTTCAACTTCCGATCATGGTATAAATCTACCATTGGAAAGTGTTCATATTTTCCAATAGTGTTGATTGCTTCGGCAAATTGCGCGAGCGTTTGCCCTTTTTTATCTTTGTAGGAGCCATAGGCATTGTTTTTCATATTGGCAATATAGACAAAATCGGCGCGTTGCATGGGCGTAATCAAAATGATTTTGGCATCTTTGTTCAACCCGCGCAATTTATTGATAATGAGTCGAAACGAACCGTAGACCGTACCGTTACCTGTATTGTTTTCATAATCGGCAAAGGTGCCCAGCGGCCGTCCGGCCCACCAATCATTGGTTCCCAAAAAAACAGAATACACGTCGGCTTTAACCAAATTCAATTCTTCAATCTTTTCGGCAATTCTCCCTGAGGTCCAGCCATTATGGCCTTGATTGATGTATTCAATTTCGGGCAGTTTTTCCACTACCCGCGTCATGTATCCTTTCGTAATTCGATTGCCGGTTTCGTTGGGATGTTCGTTTAGGTACGTAATGGAATCACCAATGGCTACCCAAACGATTTTCTTTGCCGAAAAAAAACTGAAAAGTCCGACCAGCACAATCAGAGACAGATATTTTTTCATCTTTAAAATTTTTATCATTCTACGACTCTGACGCTTATGTAAGAAGAGCCGACACCGGAGCTGTATACGCGATGATAGGCTTTTTGAAAATCAGCGGCTTCCGCTTTGTAAATATTCACAAACTTTTGCGGGTTGCGATCGACCAACGGAAACCAACTGCTTTGGATCTGAATCATGATCTTATGGCCTTTCTTAAACCGATGAGCGGCATCCTGCATGTCAAATCGGACGTTTTCCATTTTGTTGGGCACCATCGCTTCGGGCGTCGAAAAGCTCTTTCTGAACTTGGAGCGCATGACCTCTCCTCTGACCAATAGCTGAAATCCACCCATGGCTTTACGCGGATTTTCGGGGCTGTCATTGGGCGCATTTCCGGGATACACATCAATGAGTTTTACCACGAAGTCGGCATCTGTGCCGGTGGTAGATACAAATAGATTAGCCATTACATTTCCTGCAATGATCACATCTTCTGTCAGGACATCCGATTCATACACCAGCACATCGGGCCGGGTAGCTGCAAAACGCTGATCTTCGTACATAAAATCACTGCCCCTGATGTTTCGGATCTCTGCCGTGTACGGAACGGGTTTGTCCGGATCACTGAGGTATTCGTTGAATACCGGCTTAGCCCCTGCTTCCATCGTTGTGACGGTTGGCGAAAAAGACAGCTTTCTATTGGGATGCAGGTACAGTTTCTTCTCAACGGCATTCTTGGGTGGCCACTGATCGTATTTTCTCCACTCGTTGGCCCCGGTTTCAAAAATATAGGCTTTGGGAAGTTCAGGATTAGGTTTGTCTTTCAGATAATGATTGAAGAACGGAAACTCTATTTCCTTTTGATAAAACTCACTTGTTTTGGAACCAAAACGTATATGTCCGAGCGATTCCCCCGTGCCTCTCGACCAGCCCCCGTGAATCCACGGCCCCATTACCAGCAGGTTGGGCGATGTAGGTTTGTTGTTTTCAATGCCCTGATAGGTTTTCAATGGACCGTACAGGTCTTCCTGATCAAACCAACCGCCTACCACCATCACGGCGGGTTTAATGTTTTTCAAATGCGGAACGGGCGTACGCGATTGCCAAAACTCATCGTAGGTTTCATGCTCCATCAACTGATTCCAAATGCGATTCTCACCTTTAAATATCTTTTCATTGACATTTTTCAACGGCCCTAAATTTTTATAAAATTCATAGCCATCCGGTGTACCATAGGCCGAAAACCCGGGACGACCTCGGGGACTCGGCGTCGGTCTCGGAGCACCGTAGGAAGAGATAAACGAGAAGGTACCCATCAGAAAAAAAGCACCGTTATGATGTCGGTCGTCGCCCATGTACCAATCCGTGACCGGTGCCTGAGGTGAAGAGGCTTTCAGCGCCGGATGCGCTTCGATATTGGTCATGGTGGTATAGTAGCCCGGTGCGGAAATTCCCCACGTTCCAACTCTTCCGTTGTTGCCTTCTACATTTTTGATGAGCCACTCGATGGTATCGTACGCATCGGAGCTTTCGTCATTATCGGTTTTGTTTTTCTTTTTGGCAATAAACGGTCGATACGCCTCAAAATCACCTTCAGACATATATTTACCCCTAACATCCTGATAAACAAAAATATACCCATCATGGGCAAAGTGCATAGATGGCCCAAGAGAAAGTTTATACAGCGTATCGCCGTAAGGTGCGGAACTGTAAGGAGTACGATTGAGCATGATGGGATACTTTGCGCCCGTAGCAACATCTTTGGGTACATAAATGGAGGCAAACAATTTCACTCCGTCGCGCATCGGAATCATGCGTTCTATTTTGGTATAATGCTGACGAATGTACAGTGAATCTTCCCTGATTTTTGATAACTGGGCAAAGGCCCCTGTTGTCAGAAAGAGCAAAAGAAAAGCGACGGAAAGTGGCGCAATAAACGTGCGCAATGAATTTGTAAGAGGGTGGGATTTAGGCGTAGAGGAGTTCAAGCGATGAAGTATTTTAAATGAACTGTAACAGAAATGATTTTTTGATAAAGTATTTGCAATATACGGCTTCATTGACAATTATGCATTAAAAAGAGACCGGAACGGCCCGAACAATGACGCTTTAAAACTAGTCGGGCATTTTTTTGAGGTATTCTTTTTCGGTCTGTTTCTTGATGTAAAACTGCGTGGTTTCAAACAGTTCATGCCGCAAATGCCGCTGTACATGAATGGGTTCTACGCCTTTTTCGATCAACAGTTGCCCTACGGTATGACGGAGGCTGTGCGCCGAAACTTTCGGGCGTTTGAGCCCCGATGCTTTTAGGTATTTATCTACCCGATACCGAATTTGGGCCGTTTTCAAGTCGGGAAAAAGCGGGGTGTTCCCCGGGGCATTTACACCGGTCATATACCGGCACAAGGATTCGGCACAGGCCTCAAACAATTTAACTGCCTTCTTGGTATGCTTTCCTTTTCCCAATACCCACAACTGACCGCGTGCTAAGTCTACATCACCGATCAACAATCGGCACACTTCTACCGTACGCAGGCCCTCAATACCAAGCAGCGCCACAATGGTCCGGTCAGTTGGGTCTTCAATAGAAATCAGCAGCTCCGCCAATTCGTTTTCGCTTAGACTTTCTTTATAAAATCCCCGCTCAATTCTAAGGCCGCGGATGCTGCCAATCTCGTGCAAATCCTCCAATTGCTCGGCCGACAAATTCAGGCGATTACGATTTTTGATTACCCAAAGGGTTAACTGCTTAATGACCGAGAGGTAAAAATTGATGGTAAATGCCGATAAACTTTTACCGCGCAAAAAATGAATGTATTGGCCAACGGTCAACGTGGAAAAAGAAGCCGGCCGACCTGCTTCGGTTTCAGCCTGTATGTATTCAAAAAAAGCATTCAGCGCTTTGGTGTAGTTTTCGCGACTTTGGTCGCCGCGCAGATGCGTGGCATCCGCTAAGTAGCCCAAAATAAGTTCATTGGCGGCGGGTGATACTTTACTTGAAGCCGGAGCATCGGCTACGATACGCGGCTGTCCCTGCTGAATGTAGAATTTCAGAAATTTTCGGGCCGGTGAGACAACGTTTCCTTTTTTGCCCGCAGCGTACAAACTCAGGCTTACGGAATCAATGCCAAAATTATGATCAAGGCAATACAAAACGTACGCTCGCGCAATACGCGGATAATTGTTGGGTTTTTTCAGCCAAGCTTCAAAGTAACTTACCAATTGACTCACACTCAAAACGGCATTGCCGCCCGTCTTTGTTATTTTCTCCTGTTGCGCAATTCGTTGAAGCATCATGGGCGGTCTTTTCATTTTTATAAAAATACCCTATTTTTCAACGTTGCACAAATGATATTTTGCGTTAATT encodes:
- a CDS encoding 3-keto-disaccharide hydrolase, producing the protein MKTLLIALSLLCTIAAFGQKKAETPEWKQLFNGKNLDGWDVKIRGYGLNDNYGNTFRVEDGKMVVRYDQYDDFKQKYGHIFYKGDFSYYRVAVEYRFVGEQAPKGEGWAWRNSGIMVHGQPAATMGKDQDFPASIEVQLLGGNEKKRTTCNLCTPGTNVVMDGKLITQHCINSTSQTYNGDQWVRAEVLVLGDSLIQHFVNGEKVLEYNKPQLGGGNVSGHDPALMISGKLLDHGSISLQSESHPVEFRKVELLELKGCMDPKAKNFKSYYVKEDNSTCVYGRKKK
- a CDS encoding DUF7133 domain-containing protein; its protein translation is MLKVTYTFFSAFLFLFLAGTRPWQSEPSQQYSVAARADSLRNASEWPEELIVTNFSSADLTPSPACLAVAPTGEVYVGVDMIGSLGKKPGKGSIVRLVDSDNDGKMDRHTTYAMVDNPRGILPVGDRLYVLHTQFSKETGIASGMDLVVFEDKNHDGMADGPSVPIIEHISSPKFLQSRGTDHATNGIRMGIDGWIYIAVGDFGFHNATDRSGKKLTMLGGGIVRVRPDGTEMEVYTHGLRNIYDVAIDPFMNIFARGNTNDGGGWNIRFSHQIQSGEYGYPVLFKHFTDEIIPALVDLGGGSGTGALFMDDDTWPANYNNVPMMADWGRSQLYIHRLSPDGAGFTQKEEKFIKLAQITDVDIDASGRAYLSAWDGAGYSGNASKGFVVRAVPNNWKYRPFADLKKASVKKLTSLLKSGSGVARLAAQQELLTRPANKTAKPVWKIVTDGKLPLAVRVAGLYTYAQAAGTDGIENLVTLTSDKDLQEFALRALADRKPKLSTVPIEPFLNGLKAASPRVQIAAAVGLGRLGRPEAAEALVQVSVPGSFAAPAIGTEGPHATPNSAIIPPHIAVRSLVSLHAVDACVKAIGTANSTIALWALRYMHDPKAVAGLLNAYQRTNDETLKKQIIITLSRLYKKEADYDGSWWWSTRPDTHGPYYKAITWESSADIKDFLTKEWSKSADKKFFVDLNSRHRMEIPEFGAEEPVAVKEEIKVDLEKIRNKKGQIGEASIEDVMLAMAKIPGDAALGKTLFTQQGCIACHSLSKGETMKGPFMGQIGSIMNREQIAESILKPNASISQGFSSVLITAKRNKSYMGFITEESASKVVLRDITGQVFTIKTSDIVSRKEMETSMMPSGLANALSYEEFASLLSFLSQQK
- a CDS encoding SGNH/GDSL hydrolase family protein, whose translation is MKKYLSLIVLVGLFSFFSAKKIVWVAIGDSITYLNEHPNETGNRITKGYMTRVVEKLPEIEYINQGHNGWTSGRIAEKIEELNLVKADVYSVFLGTNDWWAGRPLGTFADYENNTGNGTVYGSFRLIINKLRGLNKDAKIILITPMQRADFVYIANMKNNAYGSYKDKKGQTLAQFAEAINTIGKYEHFPMVDLYHDRKLKLKHLVEYKRLKDPQTGQYRNYRYPEFIDIPFNPETDEYPYPVEAIDMTYDGLHPSDKGYEVIAKKLIKTLKNQ